The Ooceraea biroi isolate clonal line C1 chromosome 3, Obir_v5.4, whole genome shotgun sequence genome contains the following window.
CACAACTAGCAAACTATCCACAAGCTATCTTGCTTGTAGCGTATACgtgaatatcaatttttcgtaatatattattataattatagcgtattgcaattgtatataattatacattatctcTTTTGTACATCTACATacaatgcatatatataaatacgtcgaaattttcaagcaacagtttttattaaaacagaaaCTACTACGACGAAAAATGTagcttcaaatattttaatactcaGCTTTGCAAATGTGAAATGGGCATTTCGCTAATAAgtttctgaaaatttatttaattgcaagAAGCAAATGCATTATTAACGCGCAACAAgaggaattaatatttatacgtataactgcaaaagaattaaatatattatattaacaatatatattaaataaataataaagattatatatatatattaataatatacaaacattcttaattaattttattcttagtTACTACTCCTTtgcaagaaatgtttcagtttgtattatcttaaaataagataagaaatatgttaccaatatatgtatagactATCATGCATTACTTTTCATGCattactcgaaattaatttaattctaattaaaaaattcctttAAGAAGTTGCAAAGCATTTGTGTTTtataaaagttgtaaaaatGTTAAGTGAATTACTTAGATGCACACAGtcgtaattataaatgtattgcACAGTCAAAATGTGAATATGgtacatataattgtaatcATATTAAAAGGATGTTTGATTATATCTGACTGAGAAAAATAGGTCAGAGACACTTTCTTTTACGAAAAGTATAAATCAATGAAGACGTTTCACAATACATAATACACCAGATAAAGTTGAAGAAATGTCGCGCGATATCTTCTGCTAagcaaaaattgtaataaatgctCGTACTTTCCAAAACAGTCGAAACAATCATGTCAAGATCACTGTAGCTGattcataatttttctattttatttaactgagACGGTAATTCACTTTTTTTTAGTGTTGGGACTCGTTGACTGAAACACGCTCGATGCTGACATTAAATTTTCGATGTACTGGCTCAGAACCTGATTCTCGCTTCTCAGCTTGAGATTCTCCTCCTTCACGCTGTCCACTCTTTGTGACAAATCTAGACAGAACACATATTTGCATATCATAGAGATGTCAAGCTGCATATCCACTTGCAATACATCAATCTCTGTTAAGGTACATACGTACCGTCTAGAGTATTTTGCAGTTCGAGGACCTGCGCGATCAGTCTAGCTTTCTCCTCCTGTTCGTCTGGGCTAATATCTGGATCTAAACCtatgatataaatctttttatgtattaaacgaaatttgatattttttagaatctttacaatatttcttaactaaacataattattagataaaaaaGCAGTAAGGATTCTGCTTATgtattatttctgatttatagattaaatagataaaattaaaatatgtttctctcaagaaataaaacattcagAGACCAAGCATCCAGATAGGAttgaacattaataataacatcactTACTGTTAGGACTACAACTTCCATTGGTGAACGTTGATGGAATAGAATCCATGCTACGTCCTAGTGCATCGGATATGTGAGACGCATTGTCCATGATTTCTTCCTCCGGTATTATCACTAAGGAGAATGCAcgagagaaataaaactttagCAATTAGGTATTATTTCACAAACAAAGGAATCGAAGTGTGGGAACCCATTGGGGAAAGTTTAGAGGTGCCACAAGCTGGATGAGTCGCAGCATGCATGGAACATGCGTCACGTAATCGATTCTTAAAGGAGATACTTTGCgacagaaataataatctcaCGCTCTAATATGTCATTGCTTTCATGCTGTTAAACGCATAGGAGACAGGCATTCGACAAAATTGGGTAAACATCACATTgccattatttattactaaaaatatGTGATTCAGCTCACCGCATTAAGGCAATAAATAACATCTATACAAACAAATGAGAAGAAATAGGCATCAGGCAGACTAGATTAACATAAAAACTCTTGGCATTAAATAAAGATCGAAATGTGAAGGGATAGGGATCAGCTGCTTGGAGCAAGTTAGGTTATGATTCACTAATGACAGCGGAGAGTGGCGAATAGCCGCGCTGAGGAAATGGAAGAGTCGCATAAACAAGCAAAATGCTACAAACACTCACCCTGAGGATCATCGTCCGCCAGTGGTATGCTGTTCATATCATCCTGCAGCTTGGCTGTCATCGTCGCTGACATAACTGTAACAACGGATAAGCACAAAACAGACGACTGACAgcactcgcgcgcggcgcgacctGCGCGCAACGTTCGTCGATTGGCTTGACTTTTATCGATCTTCAGGTCAGCGCGACCCAATCGAGAATCGCGATATTTCGTTCGCGACTTCGTCGAAATTTAATTACCGTCTGTATGGCGATAAATTTGCCGGTAATTAAGTAATTTCCCTCcgtttttcgtttatttttctaatttataacTTGTATAACCTCGTTCGAGTGTCGGTGCGATTAGGACGCGCTTGAGTAAGTACGTACAGGAATAGATGCTAGCGACGCGCAGGGTcggtaatttataaaaacttaaCCTGAATTTTGCTTTCTTTATATATAGACATAAATCAcgttaaaactaaaaatatttatttgtcttgTGTAtcttgaaagaaattattatttatatatatatattatttattttattcctgtCTCAGCAGCAAAATGCTTTTATCTTTAGAtctttaaatgtatatttggATGCGGAAAGATCGGGTCTATCAGGATTGCTTGATAGTTGTttgaaaactttatttatgACTCGCAACACTTAATAGAATTCAAAAtagtaattttgatttttcttattttaatatttctagatTACCAATTTATCAGTAATCGCTAGTGATTCCTTTTATCCGCAATGGATAATCATAAGAAAGCTGGAATACAGACTTCATGTTCAAGTTCGATTGAAGGCAGTATAATGTCATATAAACAATTCGACAATAATTTCACTAAACtacactgcaaaacatgtccactttaaattccgcgaaactataacggaaaaaagtcatttttttccgctttaacttgtaagtgtgaaattaaagcggaataTGGCAgcagtatatatatgtgattccgctttaatttcacacttacaagttaaagcggaaaaaaattacttttttccgttatagttaaagtggacatgttttgcagtgtaGGATTGTTCAGTAAGATTTTTGAAATTCATATCTTAAAATTAgattgaaatattcaaatttagtTATAGAATACATGTCCTTTTATGGCTCTATAAATACTTTACTACAATTTTTAATCTCACAGTTTCTTTAAATCATAAAGTAATTATTCCAGTTTCCatctgttaatattattattcaataccTCAAATAATATGCGTTTAAAATAGGCATTTATAAAAGCGcttcttttaaaaaagaaaaactttttttaaaaaaaaaaacatattttcttttctaaagTTTATCTGCCTCATGACGAgttagattattttatttatattaaatttcaaaagtGAATAGCATTTTTGCAATATTCTTTATGGAGATCGTTGTTCTAAGTCGCTGGTTTTTGTTTCTCATTCGCTTGAATGGGTCGTACATTTTACACATGATTGTTAATTCAAATAAGCATCATACACACGTTTCGGCTATGTAAAGCATCACTTATCACGACAAGTCTTGCGAGCAAATGATTATTTCAGTGAATGAATCAAGGGAAAAGATTATCGCGCTTTGATCGCTAACGCGAGGATCGGTTTGGCGTGTttgtaaaatgaaagaaaaaaatgtaaaagggCAGATACACGAAGTGGAGGAGGCGTGGAGAGCTCGTGATCCCGTTTTTAATCCCGAGCAGATTAACGAACATTCCCTGGCGACTTTCGGCAGgcatttttcagttttaatcGAGGGGGAGTTAGGACGCGAAGTAAATTACAGTCCGTAAGCACGGTATAGAGCCAATTTGCAATAAAGCAAACGCCAGCGATGGCTTGGCTTTATCGGCTAGTCAGCAGAACCCCTGAAAGCGCGCACTTGTCGGTCCGCAAATTACACGTTGTCGAGATTTCTATCAGACCAGTTAGCCCGCGATTCAATGTCGATATGCCACATCGGAATGCATTGCAGccaaaataaaattcgcaTTATAATATTGGTATTAGTGTAACGCCGCGTTATAATGGCGACTTCCGATGCAGTGCCGATTTGTGCGATGTTACTACTATGAAACGTCTCACAGTGATTTGATCCAGGTATCTACACGAAGCTTTCTCATTCTCGGTTGttgtatgatatttttcttttcttttcataaatttattcgcGCCGATAAAGCGTCGTCACTGTGATCGCGCTGCGGTTCGATATACGATCGATAATGTTTGGCCCTGTTTGGGTCTGCCGAGCTCGGCAGCCAATAGAAGAAGCGCGCCGCGCGTCCGTTCCAGCACTATCTGTGAATCCTTTAATGTCTTACGCGGTTGCGATAAAAGTTGAGTTTGTAATAACGAGTGAGAAGTCTATTgttcgaataaaatatattccggATTGCAACCCTGCGTGAAGAGCCAATTATTCAGTCGCGAGAATCCGTTTTCCTAACCACGAAGAAGCACATTGACCACGGAGACACGCGTGGAAGGTCTTCGACCAGCAATAAAGGTCGTCGGTCGCAGTACGCCATTACGCAGTACGCATTACCcagttgtataatattttaaaaagaaatgcgCGTAATATACAATTACTTAATTTCGTACAATTTTCTAAACGTCCAACTTTTAACAGAGGTTTATTCACGACCGTCGTGCTAGAGTGTATAATTGTTCTCAAATTTTGTTCAAATTTATCTTTAacgttttaaaatttttaaatgcgtGACATACTAGGAgaagagatatattttatgctcTGCATGTTTAATACGCGACAGTTATTACCATTACGATTATTTTAAGCTTTTCAGATTTAGATTACACGTTACG
Protein-coding sequences here:
- the LOC105277248 gene encoding short coiled-coil protein B; translated protein: MSATMTAKLQDDMNSIPLADDDPQVIIPEEEIMDNASHISDALGRSMDSIPSTFTNGSCSPNSLDPDISPDEQEEKARLIAQVLELQNTLDDLSQRVDSVKEENLKLRSENQVLSQYIENLMSASSVFQSTSPNTKKK